The proteins below come from a single Denticeps clupeoides chromosome 15, fDenClu1.1, whole genome shotgun sequence genomic window:
- the LOC114765225 gene encoding trichohyalin-like, whose product MKLKDYENRLEEVQSNLMDQLREKQQLREELEQELEIERQLEAKRLEEVQSNLKDELREGHQLREELVCELQKERQVNTQMQAQELEAKRCLKEENTQLHEKLKDCEHKLEEVQFNLTNELREGHQLREELDFEQDAKRCLQEENTQLHIELKDCEHRLEVQVSLKDQLREEQQLREELEHKLQSERQANTQMQRQELEAKRCLKDENTQLHIKLKDCEHRLEVQVSLKDQLREEQQLREELERELQIERQTNTQMQGELEAERSFKEENTQLHMNLKNWENRLKEVQSNYMNQLREEQQLREELEHEVQIQRQANTQIQGELDAARSLKEENTQLHMNLKNWENRLNEVQSNLMDQLREEQQLREELEREYQNERQANNQMQEELDAAWSLKEENSQLHMNLKDCENRLNEVQSNLKDQLREEQQLREELEHELLTERQANTQIQGELESERSLKEENTQLHMNLKDWENRLKEVQSNLMDQLREEQQLREELEREHQHETQANTQRQRELEAERGLREENSQLHMNLKDCENRLEEVQSNLTDQLMEEQKLREELEHKLQTERQANTQMHRLEEMQVNLKDHLREEQKLKEELEHEQEAKKSLQEEHTQLHMDLKDCEYKLEEVQSNLMDELREGHQLREELVCELQNERQANTQMQERELEAKKYLKEENTQLHMKLKYFEHRLEGLVNLNEQLREVQQLREDAKRCLQEENTQLQRKLKDCEHALEIVQVNLKDNLRVEKRLREELQHELQIQRQANTQMQGRELEAKKCLNEENTQLHMKLRDCEYRLEEVQSNLMNEIREMHQLREKLLCDLQNERQANTQMQQQELEAKNCLKEENIQMHMKLEDCEHRLKEVQVNLKDQLREEQQLKEELEDELQIQRQAIAQVQRELEAKMCLLEENTLLHIRLKDCEHKLEVQVNLKDQLTEQLEREHQNERQRNIQMLEREMEAKNCLKEENTQLHMRLKDCEHKLEVQVNLKDQLREQLEREHQNERQRNIQMLEREMEAKNCLKEENTQLHMKLKDSFTLSCDEDVISDDIDTL is encoded by the exons ATGAAGCTTAAGGATTATGAGAATAGACTGGAAGAAGTGCAGTCCAATCTTATGGACCAATTAAGGGAAAAGCAACAGCTcagagaagagcttgaacagGAGCTCGAAattgaaagacag ctggaagccaaaag actggaggaagtgcagtccAATCTTAAGGACGAATTAAGGGAAGGGCACCAGCTAAGGGAAGAGCTTGTATGTGAGCTCCAAAAAGAAAGACAGGTAAATACCCAGATGCAAGCGCAagagctggaagccaaaaggtgcctcaaagaagaaaatactcagttGCACGAAAAGCTTAAGGATTGTGAGCATaaactggaggaagtgcagttCAATCTTACAAACGAATTAAGGGAAGGGCACCAGCTAAGAGAAGAGCTTGATTTTGAGCAGGATGCTAAAAGGTGCCTCCaggaagaaaatactcagctgcacattgAGCTTAAGGACTGTGAGCATAGACTGGAAGTGCAGGTCAGTCTTAAGGACCAATTaagggaagagcaacagctaagagaagagcttgaacataAGCTCCAAtctgaaagacaggcaaatacccaaatgcaaAGGCAAGAGCTTgaagccaaaaggtgcctcaaagatgaaaatactcagctgcacataaAGCTTAAGGACTGTGAGCATAGACTGGAAGTGCAGGTCAGTCTTAAGGACCAATTaagggaagagcaacagctaagggAAGAACTTGAACGTGAGCTTCAAATTGAAAGACAAAcaaatacccaaatgcaagGTGAGCTGGAAGCCGAGAGGTCCTTTAAAGaggaaaatactcagctgcacatgaatCTTAAGAATTGGGAAAATAGACTGAAGGAAGTGCAGTCCAATTATATGAACCAATTaagggaagagcaacagctaagagaagagcttgaacatgAGGTCCAAATTcaaagacaggcaaatacccaaatACAAGGGGAGCTGGACGCCGCAAGGTCCcttaaagaagaaaatactcagctgcacatgaatCTTAAAAATTGGGAGAATAGACTGAATGAAGTGCAGTCCAATCTTATGGACCAATTaagggaagagcaacagctaagggAAGAGCTTGAACGTGAgtaccaaaatgaaagacaggcaaataacCAAATGCAAGAGGAGCTGGACGCCGCATGGTCCCTTAAAGAAGAAAATTCTCAGCTGCACATGAATCTTAAAGATTGTGAGAATAGACTGAATGAAGTGCAGTCCAATCTTAAGGACCAATTaagggaagagcaacagctaagggAAGAGCTTGAACACGAGCTCCTAACTGAAAGACAGGCAAACACCCAAATACAAGGGGAGCTGGAATCCGAGAGGTCcctaaaagaagaaaatactcagctgcacatgaatCTTAAGGATTGGGAGAATAGACTGAAGGAAGTGCAGTCCAATCTTATGGACCAATTaagggaagagcaacagctaagggAAGAGCTTGAACGTGAGCACCAACATGAAACACAGGCCAATACCCAAAGGCAAAGAGAGCTGGAAGCCGAAAGGGGCCTTAGAGAAGAAAATTCTCAGCTGCACATGAATCTTAAAGATTGTGAGaatagactggaggaagtgcagtccAATCTTACGGATCAATTAATGGAAGAGCAAAAGCTAAGAGAAGAACTTGAACATAAGCTCCAAactgaaagacaggcaaatacccaGATGCATAG ACTTGAGGAAATGCAGGTCAATCTTAAGGACCACCTAAGGGAAGAGCAAAAGCTAAAGGAAGAGCTTGAACATGAgcaggaagcaaaaaaaagcctCCAAGAAGAACATACACAGCTGCACATGGATCTTAAAGATTGTGAGTATaaactggaggaagtgcagtccAATCTTATGGATGAATTAAGGGAAGGGCACCAGCTAAGAGAAGAGCTTGTATGTGAGCTCCAAAACGAAAGACAAGCAAATACTCAAATGCAAGAGCGAGAGCTTGAAGCCAAAAAGTacctcaaagaagaaaatactcagctgcacatgaagcTTAAATATTTTGAGCATAGACTGGAAGGGCTGGTCAATCTTAATGAGCAATTAAGGGAAGTTCAACAGCTAAGAGAAGACGCAAAACGAtgcctccaagaagaaaatactcagctgcaaAGAAAGCTTAAGGATTGTGAGCATGCACTCGAGATTGTGCAGGTCAATCTTAAGGACAATCTAAGGGTAGAGAAAAGGCTAAGAGAAGAGCTTCAACATGAGCTCCAAATTcaaagacaggcaaatacccaaatgcaagGGCGAGAGCTGGAAGCCAAAAAGTGTCTCAatgaagaaaatactcagctacACATGAAGCTTAGGGACTGTGAGtatagactggaggaagtgcagtccAACCTTATGAACGAAATAAGGGAAATGCACCAGCTAAGAGAAAAGCTTCTATGTGAtctccaaaatgaaagacaagcAAATACTCAAATGCAACAGCAAGAGCTAGAAGCCAAAAATtgcctcaaagaagaaaatattcaGATGCACATGAAGCTTGAAgattgtgagcatagactgAAGGAAGTGCAGGTCAATCTTAAGGACCAACTAAGGGAAGAACAGCAGCTAAAAGAAGAGCTTGAGGATGAGCTCCAAATTCAAAGACAGGCAATTGCCCAAGTGCAACGGGAGCTGGAAGCCAAAATGTGCCTCCTAGAAGAAAATACTCTGCTGCACATTAGGCTTAAGGATTGTGAGCATAAATTGGAAGTGCAGGTCAATCTTAAGGACCAGTTAACGGAACAGCTTGAACGTGAgcaccaaaatgaaagacagagaAATATCCAAATGCTGGAGCGTGAAATGGAAGCCAAAAACtgcctcaaagaagaaaatactcagctgcacatgagGCTTAAGGATTGTGAGCATAAACTGGAAGTGCAGGTCAATCTTAAGGACCAGTTAAGAGAACAGCTTGAACGTGAgcaccaaaatgaaagacagagaAATATCCAAATGCTGGAGCGTGAAATGGAAGCCAAAAACtgcctcaaagaagaaaatactcagctgcacatgaagcTTAAGGATA GTTTCACCCTCTCCTGTGATGAGGATGTCATCAGCGATGACATAGATACCTTGTAA